Proteins encoded in a region of the Carassius carassius chromosome 49, fCarCar2.1, whole genome shotgun sequence genome:
- the LOC132132554 gene encoding katanin p60 ATPase-containing subunit A-like 1 isoform X1 — protein sequence MNLTEICDNAKKGREYALLGNYDSSMVYYQGVIQQIHKHCQSLRDPALKVKWQQVRQELAEEYEQVKSLVNTLESFKVEKPVDFPNPLPEESPRDPDVWPPPTPAEHRGPVQVKKPITVSKPQRKESPGMQHRGPMGRGQPNVKSERPNTRDGRGNKPKDEKSKKNAQEGAADVEQRKFDGTGYDSDLVDALERDIVSRNPNIHWDDIADLEDAKKLLREAVVLPMWMPDFFKGIRRPWKGVLMVGPPGTGKTMLAKAVATECGTTFFNVSSSTLTSKYRGESEKLVRLLFEMARFYAPATIFIDEIDSICGRRGTSDEHEASRRVKSELLVQMDGVGGAQENDDPSKMVMVLAATNFPWDIDEALRRRLEKRIYIPLPTAQGRAELLKINLREVEVASDVDLTLIAEKIEGYSGADITNVCRDASMMAMRRRIQGLSPEEIRALSKDELQMPVTMEDFELALKKISKSVSAADLEKYESWMSEFGSV from the exons ATGAATCTGACTGAGATTTGCGACAATGCTAAGAAAGGAAGAGAATATGCACTTCTTGGGAATTATGACTCATCTATGGTGTACTATCAAGGTGTTATACAACAGATCCACAAGCACTGTCAGTCCCTCAGAGATCCTGCCCTGAAAGTCAAATGGCAACAA GTTCGGCAGGAACTGGCAGAGGAATATGAGCAGGTGAAAAGCCTTGTAAACACCCTAGAGAGTTTCAAGGTGGAAAAACCTGTGGATTTCCCCAACCCTCTGCCTGAAGAGAGCCCAAGGGACCCCGATGTGTGGCCGCCCCCTACCCCAGCTGAGCACAG GGGACCTGTTCAGGTGAAGAAGCCAATCACTGTATCAAAGCCCCAGAGAAAAGAGTCACCTGGAATGCAGCATCGTGGACCCATGGGGAGAGGCCAGCCAAACGTGAAATCAGAGAGACCGAACACCCGCGACGGCCGTGGAAATAAACCTAAGGATGAAAAA AGTAAAAAGAATGCCCAGGAGGGTGCTGCTGATGTGGAACAGAGGAAGTTTGATGGCACAGGCTATGACAGCGATCTGGTGGATGCGCTGGAGAGGGACATTGTGTCCCGGAATCCCAATATCCACTG GGATGACATAGCAGATCTGGAAGATGCCAAAAAGCTGCTGAGAGAGGCTGTGGTCCTGCCTATGTGGATGCCAGACTTCTTCAAGGGGATCCGCCGCCCGTGGAAG GGGGTGCTGATGGTGGGCCCTCCAGGCACAGGGAAGACCATGTTGGCCAAAGCAGTTGCGACCGAATGTGGCACAACATTTTTCAATGTGTCGTCCTCCACGCTGACCTCAAAGTACAGGGGAGAGTCTGAGAAACTGGTGCGGCTCCTCTTTGAAATG GCTCGTTTTTATGCTCCTGCAACTATTTTTATTGATGAGATTGACTCTATTTGTGGGAGGCGGGGCACCTCAGACGAACATGAGGCCAGTCGCAGAGTGAAGTCAGAATTACTCGTGCAGATGGATG GTGTAGGAGGTGCTCAAGAGAATGATGATCCCTCTAAAATGGTAATGGTCCTGGCTGCCACTAACTTCCCCTGGGACATTGATGAGGCTCTAAGAAGACGACTGGAGAAGAGGATCTACATTCCACTACCCACTG CTCAAGGACGGGCAGAACTCTTAAAGATCAACCTAAGGGAAGTAGAAGTGGCATCTGATGTGGATCTGACCCTCATCGCTGAGAAAATTGAGGGTTATTCAGGAGCTGACATCACCAACGTCTGCAG AGATGCATCGATGATGGCGATGCGACGGAGGATCCAGGGTCTGAGTCCGGAGGAGATCCGTGCTCTCTCTAAAGATGAGCTGCAGATGCCAGTCACCATGGAGGACTTTGAGCTTGCGCTCAAAAAGATCTCAAAATCCGTCTCAGCTGCAGACCTGGAGAAATACGAGTCCTGGATGTCTGAGTTTGGGTCTGTGTAA
- the LOC132132892 gene encoding high mobility group-T protein-like has translation MGKDPTKPRGKMSSYAYFVQTCREEHKKKHPEATVNFSEFSKKCSERWKTMSGKEKGKFEDMAKQDKARYEREMKNYIPPKGEKKKRFKDPNAPKRPPSAFFIFCSEFRSKVKEETPGLSIGDVAKRLGEMWNKTSAEDKQPFEKKAAKLKEKYEKDIAAYRSKGKVVGGAAKAPSKPEKVNDDDDDDDEDEEEDDDDEEEDDE, from the exons ATGGGGAAGGATCCAACAAAACCAAGAGGCAAAATGTCGTCTTACGCATACTTTGTCCAAACCTGCCGAGAGGAGCATAAGAAGAAACACCCTGAGGCAACGGTCAACTTCTCTGAGTTTTCCAAAAAGTGCTCCGAGCGATGGAAG ACTATGTCAGGCAAGGAAAAGGGGAAGTTTGAAGATATGGCCAAACAAGACAAGGCCCGTTACGAGAGGGAGATGAAGAACTACATTCCACCCAAAGGCGAGAAGAAAAAGAGGTTTAAGGACCCTAATGCTCCCAAGAGACCCCC GTCCGCCTTCTTCATTTTCTGCTCCGAGTTCCGATCCAAGGTGAAAGAAGAGACCCCTGGTCTGTCTATTGGAGATGTGGCCAAGAGACTGGGTGAGATGTGGAACAAAACATCAGCTGAGGATAAGCAGCCATTTGAGAAGAAGGCAGCCAAGCTTAAGGAGAAGTATGAGAAG GACATTGCTGCCTATCGTTCTAAAGGCAAAGTGGTAGGAGGTGCAGCCAAAGCCCCTTCTAAGCCGGAAAAGGTTAACgatgatgacgacgatgatgatgaagatgaggaggaggatgatgacgATGAAGAAGAGGATGACGAGTAG
- the LOC132132554 gene encoding katanin p60 ATPase-containing subunit A-like 1 isoform X2: MNLTEICDNAKKGREYALLGNYDSSMVYYQGVIQQIHKHCQSLRDPALKVKWQQVRQELAEEYEQVKSLVNTLESFKVEKPVDFPNPLPEESPRDPDVWPPPTPAEHRGPVQVKKPITVSKPQRKESPGMQHRGPMGRGQPNVKSERPNTRDGRGNKPKDEKSKKNAQEGAADVEQRKFDGTGYDSDLVDALERDIVSRNPNIHWDDIADLEDAKKLLREAVVLPMWMPDFFKGIRRPWKGVLMVGPPGTGKTMLAKAVATECGTTFFNVSSSTLTSKYRGESEKLVRLLFEMARFYAPATIFIDEIDSICGRRGTSDEHEASRRVKSELLVQMDGVGGAQENDDPSKMVMVLAATNFPWDIDEALRRRLEKRIYIPLPTAQGRAELLKINLREVEVASDVDLTLIAEKIEGYSGADITNVCSCLDSYSDGTHSLHRIH; encoded by the exons ATGAATCTGACTGAGATTTGCGACAATGCTAAGAAAGGAAGAGAATATGCACTTCTTGGGAATTATGACTCATCTATGGTGTACTATCAAGGTGTTATACAACAGATCCACAAGCACTGTCAGTCCCTCAGAGATCCTGCCCTGAAAGTCAAATGGCAACAA GTTCGGCAGGAACTGGCAGAGGAATATGAGCAGGTGAAAAGCCTTGTAAACACCCTAGAGAGTTTCAAGGTGGAAAAACCTGTGGATTTCCCCAACCCTCTGCCTGAAGAGAGCCCAAGGGACCCCGATGTGTGGCCGCCCCCTACCCCAGCTGAGCACAG GGGACCTGTTCAGGTGAAGAAGCCAATCACTGTATCAAAGCCCCAGAGAAAAGAGTCACCTGGAATGCAGCATCGTGGACCCATGGGGAGAGGCCAGCCAAACGTGAAATCAGAGAGACCGAACACCCGCGACGGCCGTGGAAATAAACCTAAGGATGAAAAA AGTAAAAAGAATGCCCAGGAGGGTGCTGCTGATGTGGAACAGAGGAAGTTTGATGGCACAGGCTATGACAGCGATCTGGTGGATGCGCTGGAGAGGGACATTGTGTCCCGGAATCCCAATATCCACTG GGATGACATAGCAGATCTGGAAGATGCCAAAAAGCTGCTGAGAGAGGCTGTGGTCCTGCCTATGTGGATGCCAGACTTCTTCAAGGGGATCCGCCGCCCGTGGAAG GGGGTGCTGATGGTGGGCCCTCCAGGCACAGGGAAGACCATGTTGGCCAAAGCAGTTGCGACCGAATGTGGCACAACATTTTTCAATGTGTCGTCCTCCACGCTGACCTCAAAGTACAGGGGAGAGTCTGAGAAACTGGTGCGGCTCCTCTTTGAAATG GCTCGTTTTTATGCTCCTGCAACTATTTTTATTGATGAGATTGACTCTATTTGTGGGAGGCGGGGCACCTCAGACGAACATGAGGCCAGTCGCAGAGTGAAGTCAGAATTACTCGTGCAGATGGATG GTGTAGGAGGTGCTCAAGAGAATGATGATCCCTCTAAAATGGTAATGGTCCTGGCTGCCACTAACTTCCCCTGGGACATTGATGAGGCTCTAAGAAGACGACTGGAGAAGAGGATCTACATTCCACTACCCACTG CTCAAGGACGGGCAGAACTCTTAAAGATCAACCTAAGGGAAGTAGAAGTGGCATCTGATGTGGATCTGACCCTCATCGCTGAGAAAATTGAGGGTTATTCAGGAGCTGACATCACCAACGTCTGCAG ctgtttggattcttattctgatggcacccattcactgcacagaaTTCATTAG